The stretch of DNA TTGCGGATGATGCGGTGGAGATTCGCCAAACTTCGGATAACCAGCTTCACGGCACAGCTCCGGAACTGATCCGTCATCTACTGGAAATCCGCGGGGTAGGCATCATTAATGTCATGACCTTGTTCGGTGCCGGCGCCATTCGAAACAATAAACGAATCACGCTGGTGATCCGGCTCGAAGCCTGGCAGCAGGAGAAGCAGTATGACCGACTCGGGCTGGATGAAGAAACGACGCGAATTATTGATACGGATGTACCGCTTGTTACCGTGCCGGTTCGTCCAGGTCGTAACCTTGCTGTCATTATTGAGGTGGCAGCTATGAATTTCCGTCTCAAACGGATGGGCTATAATGCAGCTCTTCAGTTCACAGCAAAGCTGACGGAGACCATAGCGGAAGATATCGACGATTTGGATTAGGAGTGTGAACTGTGGGAACATTGTTATTAAATCCGATCGCCTTTTCGATCGGTAGTTTGGATGTACATTGGTACGGACTGATCTTAGGAACTGGAGCGCTTGTAGGCTTGCTTCTGGCTATCCGCGAAGGCAAGCGCTTCGGCATCCCGCAGGACTTCTTTATGGATTTGCTTCTGCTGGGCGTCCCTTCGGCGATCATCGCAGCCCGGATCTACTTCGTCGCCTTCAAATGGGACGAATATAAGAATAATTTCTGGGACGTATTTAAAATATGGAATGGCGGTATAGCCATATATGGAGCACTCATCGGGGCCATCATATGTGCGGTCATATTTGTACGTGTGAAGGGCTACAATTTCTGGAGAATTGTAGATATTTGTGCACCGTCGCTGATCGCAGGACAAATGATTGGCCGCTGGGGGAACTTCGTGAACCAAGAGGCTTACGGGGGGCCAACCACGCAGACCTTTTTGAGGGAACATCTTCATCTGCCTTCTTTTATTGTGGATCAGATGAATGTAGAAGGCGTGTATCATCACCCTACTTTCTTGTATGAGTCCTTATGGAACTTGCTTGGCATTATTCTGCTGTTCGTCCTGCGTCGTCAGAAGTTTATGCGCGCCGGGGAACTGTTTTTTACTTACTTCATCTGGTACTCGATCGGTCGCTTCTATATCGAAGGGCTGCGAACAGACAGCTTGGCCTTTCAAGGCCCAGACTGGTTAGCCACGCTGGTCAACGGCTTGTGGAAGCCGCTTGAATGGTTTGGGTTTGAGCATGGAGCGCTTGACCCGGCTTACGGAAATGTCCGAATCTCGCAATTGCTGGCTGTTCTGATTGTAATTGGTGCTATGCTGCTGATTATTTACAGACGGACGCGTAATCCTAAGCCTCCGCGTTACAGTGATCCGATTATTTCCTCAAGACAAAAGGACGATCATGTTGGAGAGGCAGCTGCAAATCAGACAACGGCTCAAACCACTACTCAGCCTGCGAAGCTGGAGGGGGCGAAAGCCAAGGATAGGGATGAAGAAACAAAGGAGTAGCTTACATGATAGACACCATACTGTTTGATTTGGATGGAACCATTGTAGATACAAATGAGTTAATCATTACGTCTTTCTTACATGTTCTTGAGAAACATGGCGCTTCCACACCAGAACAGCCTTATACAAGGGAGCAAATTATCCCTTATATGGGGATGACGCTGGAGCAGCAGCTTCAGCAGTTCACAGGTGCCGGAGATCTGACCCAACTGGTGAAGGATTACCGGGCTTATAATACAGAGCATCATGACCATATGGTTAAGGAATTTCCTCATGTATATGAGGTTATCTCCAAGCTGCATGAGAAGGGGATTACGCTTGGTGTGGTGACTACGAAGATGAAGCCATCGACGATGCGGGTGCTTGAGCTGTTCGGATTGTTGAAATTCATGGATACCATCGTGACCCTTAACGATGTCGAACACCCCAAGCCCGACCCAGAGCCGGTGCTAACGGCTGTAGACCGTTTGAAGGCCGACCCGGCCCGTACACTCATGGTAGGCGATAGCCCGGCGGATATTTTGTCCGCCAAAGCCGCAGGCGTTCATTCGGCTGCTGTGGCTTGGTCGCTCAAGGGAGCGGAGAAGCTGAAGACGTATGAGCCGGACTATATTTTGAAGGATATGACCGATTTATATGACTTGCTTGGATGGGAGCCAGCGAATCTGTGAGGAAAGTAACCAGACATCCGGTAGACGGCCCAAATGCGTTGTGGCAAATTTACCGGACCGTCAGCCCTTGGAAAGGGGTAAAGAACTTCATATTCATTCAGCTGGCACGCTATTGCCCGGTCCTATCCTTGAAGAACTGGATATATCGCCGGATTCTTGGCATGCGGATAGGGGAGTATACGGCTTTTGGCCTGATGGTGATGGTGGATGTGTTCTTTCCAGAGAAAATCACGATCGGGAGAAACTCCATCATCGGCTATAATACGACCATTCTTGCCCATGAATACCTGATTAAAGAATACAGGCTGGGAGAAGTAATCATTGGGGATGAGGTCATGATTGGGGCGAACTGCACGATTCTTCCCGGTGTTACCATCGGGGACGGTGCGGTAGTGGCCGCTGGTTCTGTTGTCCATAAGGACGTAGCGCCCGGCAGCTTTGTCGGCGGGAATCCGCTAAGGGTGATTGAACGGAAAGCGGATGAATAGGTTCAGGAAACAAAATAAAGGTATCGGCGATGAGGCCGATACCTTTATTTTTATGGGTGAAAATTAACGGTGAAGTCCTTCTTGATCTTAAGGCCCGGATAATTCTGAAGCGTAAAGGTTAGGGGCTGAGCATAATTCCCTTTAGGGATGGTGAATTCTATGCTAGCCGTGGGATCGGAGGTGTAAGCTCGATATTGCAAATCCAGGAGTGAATGCTTTTGCCCTTGGCCATCGGTGAATTGATGTATTGCATTATCTTCGTTGTAATATTGTTTGGTTGTCGGGATAGGAAACTCTGTTTCATCAAATATCAATTTGACTATGGTTCCTTTCTCATTCTCGGTGACGCTCCCAAAGTGCATTCGGGGGTCCGGTGAATTAATGAGCTTCTGTTGCTTGGTGTCCACTTTAAATTGAAGTTCATCCCCTAAAGACTGCTCAATGCCGTTCGCCATTATGGAGAAGGCTGGAGATTGACTATATTCAAAGTAGCTTCCTTTATAAGTAAAAATATAGGGCTCCTTCGATTTGGAGCTAGAGTCTGGGTTTAGAGGCATACGAATTTCCCTTCGATCCTTACCCTTACCTACATACACTTGAAGATGATAGAAATCCTTTAACTTCTTGGCACTATTTTGGTCCATTGATAAATATATTTTTGTAGATAACGGGCTAAGGACAGCTTTCGTTACGGTAAACCGAACATCGCCAATTTGTTGCTCTTGATTAGCATATAAGGTTTGAGTAAATTTCCCTGGATCAATATGGATTGGAGGGATTTCTAAAAAATTAGATTGATTGGTTGGGTGATTATCTAAACCTAGTTTGGCTTTAAAATGTATGACATCCGGAACAGGGTGCGATTCGTCAAATACATAATGGAGAACTAAGTTAGCTACATTAGGAGAGCTGTTGGAGTCATTGTCTTCGCCTGACTTGAAAACTAATGGGTCTCCATGTTCATCAGTAGTTTCGAAGCCAAAAAAAGATACCTTTTCTTTATCAAGCGTGTTGTTACCAGTTATAAATAAAATCAGATTCGAGGAATCTGCTAAAACACCATTGACCGTTAATTTAAACTTGCCATCCTCTTTAGATTGATTTACAGGCTGATACAGTCCATTCTTATAAGCAGTTTGCCAGTCGGAATGATCTCCGATGTTAAATATAGCTTCTTTAACACCAGGGTCTAGCGCAGGTACTTGAGAAGAATCAGGCGCAGCGGTTGTGGCTGAACCCGGCCAAATCGTATGATTATACAGGATAATGACCGCTAGGCAAGCTG from Paenibacillus sp. CAA11 encodes:
- the lgt gene encoding prolipoprotein diacylglyceryl transferase; amino-acid sequence: MGTLLLNPIAFSIGSLDVHWYGLILGTGALVGLLLAIREGKRFGIPQDFFMDLLLLGVPSAIIAARIYFVAFKWDEYKNNFWDVFKIWNGGIAIYGALIGAIICAVIFVRVKGYNFWRIVDICAPSLIAGQMIGRWGNFVNQEAYGGPTTQTFLREHLHLPSFIVDQMNVEGVYHHPTFLYESLWNLLGIILLFVLRRQKFMRAGELFFTYFIWYSIGRFYIEGLRTDSLAFQGPDWLATLVNGLWKPLEWFGFEHGALDPAYGNVRISQLLAVLIVIGAMLLIIYRRTRNPKPPRYSDPIISSRQKDDHVGEAAANQTTAQTTTQPAKLEGAKAKDRDEETKE
- the ppaX gene encoding pyrophosphatase PpaX codes for the protein MIDTILFDLDGTIVDTNELIITSFLHVLEKHGASTPEQPYTREQIIPYMGMTLEQQLQQFTGAGDLTQLVKDYRAYNTEHHDHMVKEFPHVYEVISKLHEKGITLGVVTTKMKPSTMRVLELFGLLKFMDTIVTLNDVEHPKPDPEPVLTAVDRLKADPARTLMVGDSPADILSAKAAGVHSAAVAWSLKGAEKLKTYEPDYILKDMTDLYDLLGWEPANL
- a CDS encoding acyltransferase, yielding MRKVTRHPVDGPNALWQIYRTVSPWKGVKNFIFIQLARYCPVLSLKNWIYRRILGMRIGEYTAFGLMVMVDVFFPEKITIGRNSIIGYNTTILAHEYLIKEYRLGEVIIGDEVMIGANCTILPGVTIGDGAVVAAGSVVHKDVAPGSFVGGNPLRVIERKADE
- a CDS encoding DUF4179 domain-containing protein translates to MNKPRDMRFEQLTNELHEAEQHVSEERLDRAIRLGLELGRKQRRKVRRRWQIGGTAASMLAACLAVIILYNHTIWPGSATTAAPDSSQVPALDPGVKEAIFNIGDHSDWQTAYKNGLYQPVNQSKEDGKFKLTVNGVLADSSNLILFITGNNTLDKEKVSFFGFETTDEHGDPLVFKSGEDNDSNSSPNVANLVLHYVFDESHPVPDVIHFKAKLGLDNHPTNQSNFLEIPPIHIDPGKFTQTLYANQEQQIGDVRFTVTKAVLSPLSTKIYLSMDQNSAKKLKDFYHLQVYVGKGKDRREIRMPLNPDSSSKSKEPYIFTYKGSYFEYSQSPAFSIMANGIEQSLGDELQFKVDTKQQKLINSPDPRMHFGSVTENEKGTIVKLIFDETEFPIPTTKQYYNEDNAIHQFTDGQGQKHSLLDLQYRAYTSDPTASIEFTIPKGNYAQPLTFTLQNYPGLKIKKDFTVNFHP